A stretch of the Clavibacter sp. B3I6 genome encodes the following:
- a CDS encoding response regulator transcription factor: MRAKSVLIAEDDRNIATFIGRGLRGAGYETTVVGDGETALLMARSGRFDLVVLDIGLPVMDGFTVLFQLRGEAVDVPVIVLTARDSVVDTVSGLEGGASDYMSKPFQFAELLARVRLRLDDFERLTPEAKLVHDGMVVDVRGRRVQIGPDTHDLTPREFALLELFLRHPGQVLSRDQILGAIWGQDFDPASNVVDAYVRALRAKIGAARVETVRGAGYRLR, from the coding sequence ATGAGGGCGAAGAGCGTGCTGATCGCGGAGGACGACCGGAACATCGCCACCTTCATCGGCCGCGGCCTCCGCGGGGCCGGGTACGAGACCACCGTGGTCGGGGACGGCGAGACCGCGCTCCTCATGGCGCGGTCCGGACGGTTCGACCTCGTCGTGCTCGACATCGGCCTGCCCGTGATGGACGGCTTCACCGTCCTGTTCCAGCTCCGCGGCGAGGCGGTCGACGTGCCCGTGATCGTCCTCACGGCACGGGACTCGGTCGTCGACACCGTCAGCGGTCTCGAGGGCGGCGCGAGCGACTACATGTCCAAGCCGTTCCAGTTCGCCGAGCTGCTCGCGCGCGTCCGGCTCCGGCTGGACGACTTCGAGCGCCTGACGCCGGAGGCCAAGCTCGTCCACGACGGCATGGTCGTCGACGTCCGCGGTCGCCGCGTGCAGATCGGGCCGGACACCCACGACCTCACCCCGCGCGAGTTCGCGCTGCTCGAGCTGTTCCTCCGGCACCCCGGGCAGGTGCTGTCCCGGGACCAGATCCTCGGCGCCATCTGGGGGCAGGACTTCGATCCCGCCTCGAACGTGGTCGACGCCTACGTCCGCGCCCTGCGGGCGAAGATCGGGGCGGCCCGGGTCGAGACCGTCCGCGGCGCGGGATACCGGCTCCGGTGA
- a CDS encoding Pls/PosA family non-ribosomal peptide synthetase, with product MPESSPEAATPHDDAAQLVLDRADAVTPPRTLVDVLRATVAEHPDASAIEDGEGALSYRELMARVVQVAASLREAGVGKGDRVGIRMPSGSRDLYVTVLGVLASGAAYVPVDADDPDERARLVFGEARVAGVVTGTGAFTPRTADPDAAEAAALRVLPAAAAHASTSALPLVAPPAPEDDAWIIFTSGSTGTPKGVAVSHRSAAAFVDAEARLFLRDEPIGPGDRVLAGLSVAFDASCEEMWLAWRHGACLVPAPRSLVRSGMDLGPWLTTHGVTIVSTVPTLAALWPAESLENVRLLIFGGEACPPELGQRLATDGREVWNTYGPTEATVVACAAPLGGSGPVRIGLPLDGWTLAVVDAEGARVPEGGVGELIIGGVGLARYLDPAKDAEKYAPFPALGWDRAYRSGDLVRFEAAGLVFQGRADDQVKVGGRRIELGEIEAALQDLDDVQGAAVAVQTTGAGNPVLVGYLVPRDPAAFSREDAVQRLRVALPAALVPLIGVVESLPTRTSGKVDRAALPWPLPGAAGDEGADLDAELRPLAEMWSAALGTSVASADANFFDLGGGSLSAAQLVARIRTVDPEFTVADVYAHPRLGAMHAAIAGRAPRAERSGPRVDVTPTPRRTQWIQTLLGAPLLALQSLRWLALLLTASALLRPLGGFDALPDVSWWLLVPGLLLFATPFGRMAISAVAARLLLRGLTPGDHPRGGRWHLRIWLAEQIAQQIGAVGLAGAPWITYYARALGARIADDVDLHTLPPVTGMLRIGRGASVEPEVDLSGYWIDGDTVRVGAVRIGAGSTVGTRSTLLPGTRIGKGAEIAPGSAVFGRVPAGQRWAGSPAAREGRARVWWPEHRPPRGTRWVAAYGVASVATALVPVVAFVAGGGILAVAIRGSADLGDVWWRGLGALVPAVLATGIVLALLVVGSVRLLGLGVTEGVHGVRSRVGWQLWSTERLLDLARTVLFPLYAGLFTPVWLRLLGARVGKDVEASTVLLIPAMTTIRDGAFLADDTLVAGYELGGGWMRVARAEIGQRAFLGNSGMAGPGHKVPKDGLVAVLSAAPTKSKAGSSWLGSPPVRLRRTVAAADDARTFRPPTRLRVARILWELLRVVPVIVTCAIGLAVLVTLAALTEAWGPLVAFLLGGVVLLVAGAAAAGISTAAKWILIGRVRPEEHPLWSSFVWRSEVSDVFTEMVAAPWFASSAAGTPALVWWLRSLGARIGSGVWCDSHWLPEADLVTLGDASTVNRGCVVQTHLFHDRIMSMDTVTLDAGATLGPHSVILPAARIGPQATVGPASLVMRGELVPEASRWSGNPIGPWREVKTGRYLPAAATAVAVAAPAPADPAARATAGPR from the coding sequence ATGCCCGAGTCCTCCCCGGAGGCGGCGACGCCGCACGACGACGCCGCGCAGCTCGTGCTCGACCGCGCCGACGCCGTCACCCCGCCGCGAACCCTCGTGGACGTGCTGCGGGCGACGGTCGCGGAGCACCCCGACGCCTCCGCCATCGAGGACGGCGAGGGCGCGCTCAGCTACCGCGAGCTCATGGCGCGCGTCGTGCAGGTCGCCGCATCCCTGCGGGAGGCGGGCGTGGGGAAGGGCGACCGGGTCGGGATCCGCATGCCGTCCGGGTCCCGCGACCTCTACGTGACCGTGCTCGGCGTGCTCGCGAGCGGCGCCGCCTACGTGCCCGTGGACGCCGACGACCCCGACGAGCGCGCCCGCCTCGTGTTCGGCGAGGCGCGCGTCGCGGGCGTCGTGACGGGGACGGGCGCGTTCACGCCGCGCACCGCCGACCCCGACGCCGCCGAGGCCGCCGCGCTCCGCGTGCTCCCCGCCGCCGCCGCGCACGCCTCCACCTCCGCCCTCCCGCTCGTCGCGCCGCCCGCGCCCGAGGACGACGCGTGGATCATCTTCACCTCGGGATCCACCGGCACCCCCAAGGGCGTCGCCGTCTCGCACCGCTCGGCCGCGGCCTTCGTGGACGCCGAGGCGCGCCTCTTCCTCCGCGACGAGCCGATCGGCCCCGGGGATCGCGTGCTCGCGGGCCTCTCGGTCGCGTTCGACGCCAGCTGCGAGGAGATGTGGCTGGCCTGGCGCCACGGCGCGTGCCTCGTCCCCGCGCCCCGCAGCCTCGTGCGCAGCGGCATGGACCTCGGGCCCTGGCTCACGACGCACGGCGTGACGATCGTGTCCACCGTCCCGACGCTCGCGGCGCTGTGGCCCGCGGAGTCGCTCGAGAACGTCCGGCTCCTCATCTTCGGCGGCGAGGCCTGCCCGCCCGAGCTCGGCCAGCGGCTCGCGACCGACGGCCGCGAGGTCTGGAACACGTACGGCCCCACCGAGGCGACGGTCGTCGCGTGCGCGGCGCCGCTCGGCGGATCCGGCCCGGTGCGGATCGGCCTGCCCCTGGACGGCTGGACCCTCGCGGTCGTCGACGCCGAGGGCGCGCGCGTGCCCGAGGGCGGCGTCGGCGAGCTGATCATCGGCGGCGTCGGGCTCGCGCGCTACCTCGATCCCGCCAAGGACGCCGAGAAGTACGCGCCCTTCCCCGCGCTCGGCTGGGACCGCGCCTACCGCAGCGGGGACCTCGTCCGGTTCGAGGCGGCGGGCCTGGTCTTCCAGGGCCGCGCGGACGACCAGGTGAAGGTGGGCGGCCGGCGCATCGAGCTGGGCGAGATCGAGGCGGCGCTGCAGGACCTCGACGACGTGCAGGGCGCGGCCGTCGCCGTGCAGACGACGGGTGCCGGCAACCCGGTGCTCGTCGGCTACCTCGTGCCCCGGGATCCCGCGGCGTTCTCCCGCGAGGACGCCGTGCAGCGCCTCCGCGTCGCGCTGCCCGCCGCGCTCGTGCCGCTGATCGGCGTGGTCGAGTCGCTGCCGACCCGCACCTCCGGCAAGGTCGACCGGGCCGCGCTCCCGTGGCCGCTCCCGGGCGCCGCGGGCGACGAGGGCGCCGACCTCGACGCCGAGCTCCGCCCGCTCGCCGAGATGTGGTCCGCCGCGCTCGGCACGTCCGTCGCGAGCGCCGACGCCAACTTCTTCGACCTGGGCGGCGGGTCGCTCTCGGCCGCGCAGCTCGTCGCCCGGATCCGCACCGTCGACCCCGAGTTCACGGTCGCCGACGTCTACGCGCACCCGCGCCTCGGCGCCATGCACGCGGCCATCGCCGGACGGGCCCCGCGGGCGGAGCGCAGCGGGCCGCGGGTCGACGTGACGCCCACGCCCCGCCGCACGCAGTGGATCCAGACCCTCCTCGGCGCGCCCCTCCTCGCCCTGCAGAGCCTCCGCTGGCTCGCGCTCCTGCTGACGGCGAGCGCGCTGCTCCGCCCGCTCGGCGGCTTCGACGCCCTGCCGGACGTGTCGTGGTGGCTGCTGGTGCCCGGCCTCCTCCTCTTCGCGACGCCCTTCGGCCGCATGGCGATCTCCGCGGTCGCCGCGCGCCTCCTCCTCCGCGGCCTCACGCCCGGCGACCACCCGCGCGGCGGCCGGTGGCACCTGCGGATCTGGCTGGCCGAGCAGATCGCGCAGCAGATCGGCGCGGTCGGGCTCGCGGGTGCGCCGTGGATCACGTACTACGCCCGGGCGCTCGGCGCGCGCATCGCCGACGACGTCGACCTGCACACGCTGCCGCCCGTCACGGGCATGCTCCGCATCGGCCGGGGCGCATCCGTCGAGCCCGAGGTCGACCTCTCCGGCTACTGGATCGACGGGGACACCGTGCGCGTCGGCGCGGTGCGCATCGGGGCCGGGTCAACGGTCGGCACGCGCTCGACGCTGCTGCCGGGCACGCGCATCGGCAAGGGCGCGGAGATCGCGCCCGGCTCGGCCGTCTTCGGGCGCGTGCCGGCGGGCCAGCGCTGGGCGGGCTCCCCCGCGGCGCGCGAGGGCCGGGCGCGCGTCTGGTGGCCCGAGCACCGGCCGCCGCGCGGCACGCGCTGGGTCGCGGCGTACGGCGTCGCCTCGGTCGCCACCGCGCTCGTGCCCGTGGTGGCGTTCGTCGCGGGCGGCGGGATCCTCGCGGTCGCGATCCGCGGATCCGCCGACCTCGGCGACGTGTGGTGGCGCGGCCTCGGCGCGCTCGTGCCCGCCGTGCTCGCCACGGGGATCGTGCTCGCGCTGCTGGTCGTGGGATCCGTGCGCCTCCTCGGCCTCGGCGTCACCGAGGGCGTCCACGGCGTCCGGAGCCGCGTCGGCTGGCAGCTGTGGTCGACCGAGCGCCTGCTCGACCTCGCCCGGACCGTGCTCTTCCCGCTCTACGCGGGCCTCTTCACGCCGGTGTGGCTGCGCCTCCTCGGCGCCCGGGTGGGGAAGGACGTCGAGGCGTCGACCGTCCTCCTCATCCCCGCGATGACCACGATCCGCGACGGTGCCTTCCTCGCCGACGACACCCTCGTCGCCGGCTACGAGCTCGGCGGCGGCTGGATGCGCGTCGCCCGCGCCGAGATCGGCCAGCGCGCGTTCCTCGGCAACTCGGGCATGGCGGGTCCCGGGCACAAGGTGCCGAAGGACGGCCTCGTCGCCGTGCTCTCGGCGGCGCCCACGAAGTCGAAGGCCGGATCCTCCTGGCTCGGCTCCCCGCCCGTGCGGCTCCGGCGCACGGTGGCCGCGGCCGACGACGCGCGCACGTTCCGCCCGCCGACGCGCCTCCGCGTCGCCCGGATCCTCTGGGAGCTGCTGCGCGTCGTGCCCGTGATCGTGACGTGCGCCATCGGCCTGGCCGTGCTCGTGACCCTCGCGGCCCTCACCGAGGCGTGGGGCCCGCTCGTCGCGTTCCTGCTCGGCGGCGTGGTGCTGCTGGTGGCGGGAGCCGCCGCGGCGGGCATCTCGACGGCCGCCAAGTGGATCCTCATCGGCCGCGTCCGCCCGGAGGAGCACCCGCTGTGGTCGTCGTTCGTGTGGCGCAGCGAGGTGTCGGACGTGTTCACCGAGATGGTGGCCGCGCCCTGGTTCGCGTCGTCGGCCGCCGGCACGCCCGCGCTCGTCTGGTGGCTGCGCAGCCTCGGCGCGCGGATCGGGTCGGGCGTCTGGTGCGACTCGCACTGGCTGCCCGAGGCGGACCTCGTGACGCTGGGGGACGCGTCGACGGTCAACCGCGGGTGCGTCGTGCAGACGCATCTGTTCCATGATCGGATCATGAGCATGGACACCGTCACCCTCGACGCGGGTGCGACCCTCGGGCCGCACAGCGTCATCCTCCCCGCGGCGCGCATCGGCCCGCAGGCCACCGTCGGCCCCGCGAGCCTCGTGATGCGCGGCGAGCTGGTGCCCGAGGCGAGCCGTTGGAGCGGCAACCCCATCGGACCGTGGCGCGAGGTCAAGACGGGTCGCTACCTCCCCGCCGCCGCGACGGCCGTCGCCGTCGCCGCTCCCGCTCCCGCCGACCCCGCCGCGCGCGCGACCGCCGGGCCCCGGTGA
- a CDS encoding M1 family metallopeptidase, with protein sequence MRAPVSSGDDYTPEVGSSAYAVERYDLELDYRVARNRLKARAVLTAVAREPLARFELDLTGLRATDVRVDGRRETRHVQRGGRLVVTPAEPIAAGATFAVDVAYSGEPGPRRTVWGELGWEELGDGVLVASQPSGASTWFPCNDRPDDRAAYRVRVTCEVDYAVVASGRLLSRVERSGRATWTYAQDAPTAPYLATVQIGRYAEKRLPAGSTEAVFAYPRPREARVLADLAPVPRMMAFFETLFGPYPFGEYRVVVTDDELEIPLEAQAMAVLGANHADGTGGSERLVAHELAHQWFGNAVGLASWRHIWLNEGFACYAEWLWSEESGGPSADQLAREHHARLVREGSRLAIGDPGPDAMFDDVVYKRGALALHALRLTLGETAWRELLLRWTDPTWTAPRTTADLVGAAGDAGALLRAWLAGGPLPALPRVGRR encoded by the coding sequence GTGAGGGCCCCGGTCTCGTCCGGCGACGACTACACCCCCGAGGTCGGATCCTCCGCGTACGCGGTCGAGCGCTACGACCTCGAGCTCGACTACCGCGTGGCCCGCAACCGCCTCAAGGCGCGGGCGGTCCTCACGGCCGTCGCGCGCGAGCCGCTCGCCCGGTTCGAGCTCGACCTCACGGGCCTCCGCGCGACGGACGTGCGCGTCGACGGCCGGCGCGAGACCCGGCACGTGCAGCGCGGCGGACGCCTCGTCGTCACGCCGGCTGAGCCGATTGCCGCGGGCGCGACCTTCGCGGTCGACGTCGCCTACTCGGGCGAGCCGGGCCCGCGCCGCACCGTGTGGGGCGAGCTCGGCTGGGAGGAGCTCGGCGACGGCGTGCTCGTCGCGTCGCAGCCGAGCGGCGCGTCGACCTGGTTCCCCTGCAACGACCGGCCCGACGACCGGGCCGCGTACCGCGTGCGCGTGACGTGCGAGGTCGACTACGCCGTCGTCGCGAGCGGCCGGCTGCTCTCCCGCGTGGAGCGCTCGGGCCGCGCGACCTGGACCTACGCGCAGGACGCGCCGACCGCGCCGTACCTCGCGACCGTGCAGATCGGCCGGTACGCGGAGAAGCGCCTGCCCGCCGGATCCACCGAGGCCGTCTTCGCGTACCCGCGCCCCCGCGAGGCGCGCGTGCTCGCCGACCTCGCGCCCGTGCCGCGCATGATGGCGTTCTTCGAGACGCTGTTCGGGCCGTACCCGTTCGGCGAGTACCGGGTGGTCGTCACCGACGACGAGCTGGAGATCCCGCTCGAGGCGCAGGCGATGGCGGTGCTCGGCGCGAACCACGCCGACGGCACGGGCGGATCCGAGCGCCTCGTCGCCCACGAGCTCGCGCACCAGTGGTTCGGCAACGCGGTGGGCCTCGCGTCGTGGCGGCACATCTGGCTCAACGAGGGCTTCGCCTGCTACGCCGAGTGGCTGTGGTCGGAGGAGTCGGGCGGTCCGTCGGCGGATCAGCTCGCGCGCGAGCACCACGCGCGCCTCGTCCGCGAGGGGTCGCGGCTGGCGATCGGCGATCCCGGGCCCGACGCGATGTTCGACGACGTCGTCTACAAGCGCGGCGCCCTCGCGCTGCACGCGCTCCGGCTGACGCTCGGCGAGACGGCCTGGCGCGAGCTGCTGCTGCGGTGGACGGATCCGACGTGGACGGCGCCGCGCACCACCGCCGACCTCGTCGGCGCGGCCGGCGACGCGGGAGCCCTGCTGCGCGCGTGGCTCGCGGGCGGGCCGCTGCCCGCGCTGCCGCGGGTGGGGCGGCGCTGA
- a CDS encoding GntR family transcriptional regulator has protein sequence MDPAPGYRIDPGSATPPFEQLRAEVARRAADGDLPVGARLPTVRALAEQTGVAVNTVARAYRELEADRVIETRGRAGSFVAAQDEVPAALRDAAVAYARLARRLGAADEDARRVVDQALAAG, from the coding sequence ATGGATCCCGCGCCCGGCTACCGCATCGACCCGGGCTCCGCGACCCCGCCCTTCGAGCAGCTCCGCGCCGAGGTCGCGCGCCGGGCCGCGGACGGCGACCTGCCGGTCGGGGCGCGGCTGCCGACCGTGCGGGCGCTCGCGGAGCAGACGGGCGTCGCCGTGAACACGGTGGCGCGGGCGTACCGGGAGCTCGAGGCGGACAGGGTCATCGAGACGCGCGGGCGCGCCGGCTCGTTCGTCGCCGCGCAGGACGAGGTGCCCGCGGCCCTGCGCGACGCGGCCGTCGCGTACGCGCGGCTCGCCCGGCGCCTCGGCGCGGCCGACGAGGACGCGCGCCGCGTGGTCGACCAGGCGCTCGCCGCCGGCTGA
- a CDS encoding glycerate kinase, which yields MSMNVPHRILIAPSGFKESLDAATVARAIGAGVRRVLPGVHLDLVPIPDGGEGTAEMLARTTGGDLVAARVTGPVGQALDAHWARLGGSARSTAVVEMAAAAGLRLVPRDDRDPGRTTTRGVGELILAALDDGATTIIVGCGDSGTSDGGAGALSALGARLLDAEGQELPDGGQHLARLHEVDLRGLDPRLATIEVVVACNIHNVLCGDRGVARVFGPQKGATPDQVERLSDALETWAAVLARDAPHAAGLDLRLGGGTGASGGLGAGLAAGLGARLVSRFDALLGVGLGSIDLDGLIARADLVITAEGAIDYQTPRGKVPAEIAARAQRAGVPVLAIAGSIGEGAPAVHDIGIDAIASIMTIPMPLSDAVDQGERLLQDAAERTLRLVLLGASISARHEDRRRAPALL from the coding sequence ATGTCCATGAACGTGCCCCACCGCATCCTCATCGCCCCCAGCGGGTTCAAGGAGAGCCTCGACGCCGCGACCGTCGCCCGGGCGATCGGCGCCGGAGTGCGCCGCGTGCTCCCCGGCGTCCACCTCGACCTCGTGCCCATCCCCGACGGCGGGGAGGGCACCGCCGAGATGCTCGCGCGGACAACGGGCGGGGACCTCGTGGCCGCCCGCGTGACCGGACCGGTCGGACAGGCGCTCGACGCGCACTGGGCGCGCCTCGGGGGGAGCGCCCGCTCCACGGCCGTCGTGGAGATGGCCGCGGCGGCGGGACTCCGGCTCGTGCCGCGCGACGACCGCGATCCGGGGCGCACGACCACCCGCGGCGTCGGCGAGCTCATCCTCGCGGCCCTCGACGACGGCGCGACCACGATCATCGTCGGATGCGGCGACTCGGGCACCTCCGACGGCGGCGCCGGTGCGCTGTCCGCGCTGGGCGCCCGCCTGCTCGACGCGGAGGGCCAGGAGCTCCCCGACGGCGGGCAGCACCTCGCCCGCCTGCACGAGGTCGACCTCCGCGGCCTGGATCCCCGCCTCGCGACGATCGAGGTCGTGGTCGCGTGCAACATCCACAACGTCCTCTGCGGCGACCGCGGCGTGGCCCGCGTCTTCGGCCCGCAGAAGGGCGCCACCCCCGACCAGGTCGAGCGGCTCTCCGACGCGCTCGAGACGTGGGCCGCGGTCCTCGCGCGGGATGCGCCGCACGCCGCCGGCCTCGACCTCCGCCTCGGCGGCGGGACGGGAGCGTCCGGAGGCCTCGGGGCCGGCCTCGCCGCCGGGCTGGGCGCCCGCCTCGTGTCGCGGTTCGACGCGCTGCTGGGCGTGGGTCTCGGCTCCATCGACCTGGACGGCCTGATCGCGCGCGCCGACCTCGTCATCACCGCCGAGGGGGCGATCGACTACCAGACGCCCCGCGGGAAGGTGCCGGCCGAGATCGCGGCGCGGGCCCAGCGCGCGGGCGTGCCCGTGCTGGCCATCGCCGGGTCGATCGGGGAGGGCGCGCCCGCGGTCCACGACATCGGCATCGACGCGATCGCGTCCATCATGACCATCCCCATGCCCCTAAGCGACGCCGTCGACCAGGGCGAGCGGCTCCTCCAGGACGCCGCCGAGCGCACGCTCCGGCTGGTCCTGCTCGGGGCGTCCATCTCCGCCCGCCACGAGGACCGGAGGCGCGCCCCCGCGCTCCTCTGA
- a CDS encoding 4'-phosphopantetheinyl transferase superfamily protein — translation MDETAVIARAGAGREAVRVARVPVAPDASRPARTAAGRDALRALAAELVGADPADVTVRARCATCGGPHGRPVLGGSRALDGLHASVAHAGDAVVVAVSEHGPIGIDAEPRGREAPPGITLAEWVRIEAVLKADGRGLLVDPSLVLFASDATGMAAWIDGEDERYRVVDVELGSDLVTALAQRETGPTGESSSAIVVIHRPEV, via the coding sequence ATGGACGAGACCGCCGTGATCGCGCGCGCCGGGGCGGGGCGCGAGGCCGTCCGCGTCGCCCGCGTCCCGGTCGCGCCGGACGCGTCCCGCCCCGCCCGCACCGCCGCGGGCCGGGACGCGCTCCGGGCGCTCGCTGCGGAGCTCGTGGGCGCGGATCCGGCCGACGTCACCGTGCGCGCCCGCTGCGCGACCTGCGGCGGGCCGCACGGGCGGCCGGTGCTCGGCGGATCGCGCGCGCTCGACGGCCTGCACGCGAGCGTCGCGCACGCGGGTGACGCGGTCGTCGTCGCGGTGAGCGAGCACGGGCCGATCGGGATCGACGCGGAGCCGCGCGGCCGGGAGGCGCCGCCGGGGATCACCCTCGCGGAGTGGGTGCGGATCGAGGCCGTGCTGAAGGCCGACGGGCGCGGGCTGCTCGTGGATCCGTCGCTGGTCCTCTTCGCGAGCGACGCGACCGGGATGGCCGCGTGGATCGACGGCGAGGACGAGCGCTACCGGGTGGTCGACGTGGAGCTCGGAAGCGATCTGGTCACGGCCCTAGCCCAGCGCGAGACCGGGCCGACAGGAGAGTCGAGCAGCGCCATCGTCGTCATACATCGGCCCGAAGTGTAA
- a CDS encoding SLC13 family permease, which yields MSETRYATTPPPPDPPAGDPATGRDLRSLFTARRTPRILGAIAGIVVVVLLASTVSRPGAGLDGAAAAALVVFVLAVWFWIFTPVDDTYVALGAATALVVMGVIDTDELFQSLGDETVWLLLAAFVIASGVASSGLALRGAASVMVGARTPRQLFHLVTASLVVTTFAVPATSGRAALALPVFLALARVLADRARIVVALSLLFPTVILLSAAASLLGAGAHLITSQIVETATGTGFDFVRWMLLGLPVALVSSHVACEIVLLLFTDRSDRRRHLSIDLGDFEADAPTPVSGALTAVESRAALLLAAVIVLWCTEPLHGLHPAIVALLGALVATSPRYGSTSLGKALKAVPWTLILFLAATLTLGTALTSTGAAEWLAQGAFAPLGALGGAAGPVFVVAVIAVSLAAHLVIQSRSARSAALVPIVVALAPGVGVDPAAAAFASTAAAGFCHTLTSSAKPVAMFAAVEGVPGFQPSQLLRLSAVLGPVMLAIIAAFAWWVWPLLGLPLFLP from the coding sequence GTGAGCGAGACGAGGTACGCCACCACCCCGCCGCCGCCGGACCCGCCCGCGGGCGACCCGGCCACCGGCCGCGACCTCCGCAGCCTCTTCACGGCGCGGAGGACGCCCCGCATCCTCGGCGCGATCGCCGGGATCGTCGTCGTCGTCCTGCTCGCGTCCACGGTGTCCCGCCCCGGAGCCGGGCTCGACGGCGCGGCGGCGGCCGCCCTGGTCGTGTTCGTGCTCGCCGTCTGGTTCTGGATCTTCACGCCCGTCGACGACACCTACGTGGCCCTCGGCGCCGCCACCGCCCTCGTGGTCATGGGCGTCATCGACACGGACGAGCTGTTCCAGTCCCTGGGCGACGAGACGGTCTGGCTCCTGCTCGCGGCCTTCGTCATCGCGTCGGGGGTGGCCTCGTCGGGACTGGCGCTCCGCGGCGCCGCGAGCGTGATGGTGGGGGCGAGGACGCCGCGCCAGCTGTTCCACCTGGTCACGGCCTCGCTGGTCGTCACGACCTTCGCCGTGCCGGCGACGTCCGGACGGGCCGCCCTCGCGCTCCCCGTGTTCCTCGCCCTCGCGCGCGTCCTCGCCGACCGGGCGCGGATCGTCGTCGCCCTGTCGCTCCTGTTCCCCACGGTCATCCTGCTGTCCGCGGCGGCGTCGCTCCTCGGCGCCGGCGCCCACCTGATCACGAGCCAGATCGTCGAGACGGCGACGGGGACGGGATTCGACTTCGTCCGGTGGATGCTGCTCGGGCTGCCCGTGGCGCTCGTCAGCTCCCACGTCGCGTGCGAGATCGTGCTCCTCCTGTTCACGGACCGCAGCGACCGGCGCCGGCACCTGTCGATCGACCTGGGCGACTTCGAGGCGGACGCGCCCACGCCCGTCTCGGGCGCGCTCACCGCGGTCGAGTCGCGGGCCGCGCTCCTCCTGGCCGCCGTCATCGTGCTCTGGTGCACCGAGCCCCTGCACGGACTGCACCCGGCCATCGTCGCCCTCCTCGGCGCCCTCGTCGCCACGTCGCCCCGCTACGGGTCGACGTCGCTCGGCAAGGCGCTCAAGGCGGTGCCGTGGACGCTGATCCTGTTCCTCGCCGCGACCCTGACGCTCGGCACCGCGCTCACCTCGACGGGCGCGGCCGAGTGGCTGGCCCAGGGCGCCTTCGCGCCGCTCGGGGCGCTGGGCGGTGCCGCGGGCCCCGTGTTCGTGGTCGCCGTGATCGCCGTCTCCCTCGCGGCCCACCTGGTCATCCAGTCCCGCTCGGCGCGCTCGGCGGCGCTCGTGCCCATCGTGGTCGCCCTCGCCCCGGGCGTCGGCGTCGATCCCGCCGCGGCGGCCTTCGCCTCCACGGCCGCGGCCGGCTTCTGCCACACCCTCACGAGCTCGGCCAAGCCCGTCGCGATGTTCGCGGCCGTCGAGGGGGTCCCCGGCTTCCAGCCGTCGCAGCTCCTCCGGCTCTCGGCGGTCCTCGGCCCGGTCATGCTCGCGATCATCGCCGCCTTCGCCTGGTGGGTCTGGCCGCTGCTGGGCCTGCCCCTCTTCCTCCCCTGA